The Parvibaculaceae bacterium PLY_AMNH_Bact1 genome window below encodes:
- a CDS encoding hypothetical protein (Derived by automated computational analysis using gene prediction method: GeneMarkS-2+.): MGVDLGNLGVDQEAVREKVRKAVFRLMHDDRKIPDPKNLSEKSGVSEAVINQIYPTIEDLAVDITDVLDANLAPQYEAFPEPGDLSGMLATLVEIRINLYEETAFVRTYAEASEHMFPRIREKRAIRDGLFRARIFEMLQPHFGQKTDDMAAQVEALVSWEFWRHMRNIQRLSEEKTRRIIGDLVQRVVRAP; the protein is encoded by the coding sequence ATGGGCGTTGATTTAGGCAATCTGGGCGTTGATCAGGAGGCTGTGCGGGAAAAGGTCAGGAAGGCTGTCTTCCGACTTATGCACGATGATCGGAAGATCCCTGATCCGAAAAATCTCTCCGAGAAATCGGGTGTGTCGGAAGCTGTCATCAATCAGATCTATCCAACGATTGAAGATTTGGCAGTTGATATCACTGATGTGTTGGATGCCAACCTGGCGCCTCAATATGAAGCATTTCCTGAGCCAGGGGACCTCTCAGGCATGCTTGCTACGCTGGTCGAGATCAGGATCAATCTCTACGAAGAGACGGCATTTGTTCGGACCTATGCGGAGGCTTCTGAGCACATGTTCCCTAGAATCCGCGAAAAACGCGCAATCAGGGACGGTCTGTTTCGCGCACGTATTTTCGAGATGTTGCAGCCTCACTTTGGTCAAAAGACAGATGACATGGCGGCGCAGGTTGAAGCGCTGGTCAGTTGGGAATTCTGGCGTCATATGCGAAATATCCAGAGATTGAGCGAAGAGAAGACGCGCAGGATTATCGGCGACCTTGTCCAAAGGGTGGTTCGGGCACCCTAG
- a CDS encoding hypothetical protein (Derived by automated computational analysis using gene prediction method: GeneMarkS-2+.) — protein MPISRQKTQLENSIRDNIRDAALCLAASDRVIPTLERLVQETGLSAAQIEAHFPSMDDLAIEIRNVAEDLFGDLEKAMPVQGSLVPMLEELAVLRARYYEAAADFKHLGDAGGRFLPSVATSQAIRAARYRACLTELLEPHCLGKTADVVAQVELITSWDSWRHLRGVQRLSADQAVDLLKSVLTALASKVNQHALAE, from the coding sequence ATGCCGATAAGCCGTCAGAAAACCCAGCTAGAGAACTCTATTCGAGACAATATTCGTGATGCCGCCTTGTGCCTGGCTGCCAGCGATCGCGTGATTCCGACGCTTGAGCGCCTTGTCCAAGAAACGGGCCTGTCGGCAGCACAGATAGAAGCTCATTTTCCGTCGATGGATGATCTGGCAATAGAGATTCGCAATGTTGCGGAAGATCTGTTTGGCGACCTCGAAAAAGCTATGCCCGTTCAGGGCTCGTTGGTTCCCATGCTTGAGGAACTGGCAGTGCTGCGTGCCAGATATTATGAAGCAGCCGCCGATTTCAAGCATTTAGGGGATGCTGGTGGACGTTTTCTGCCGTCTGTCGCCACGTCGCAGGCGATCCGAGCCGCGCGGTATCGAGCCTGCCTGACAGAACTGCTTGAGCCTCATTGTCTCGGCAAAACAGCTGATGTGGTTGCACAGGTCGAACTGATAACCAGTTGGGACAGCTGGCGACATCTTCGTGGTGTTCAGCGACTGAGTGCCGACCAGGCGGTCGACCTGCTGAAGTCAGTTCTGACTGCCCTTGCGTCAAAGGTCAATCAGCACGCATTGGCGGAATAA
- a CDS encoding MBL fold metallo-hydrolase (Derived by automated computational analysis using gene prediction method: Protein Homology.): MKRVLLVGVGAILVLGMLVAVGLRIPAIQDVVLERGVNAVVSADPIDLSDSDSLTLIFCGTGGPFPDPDRAGPCTLVAAGGRVFLVDSGTGGAQRLQQLRVPMERLEGVLYTHLHSDHIAGLGDIAMNSWAAGRTSPLELYGPPGVEELANGTFNAFGIDSKSRIDHHGEEVFAPQAQAISSTSFVVPSRDETVTVIEDGDLKITAFKVDHVPLENAYGYRIDFRDRSVVFSGDTVRDQNMVRFGADADVMVHEVMGMANIHTIIGALRNSGQSTTAKILTDASEVHTSPVDAAEIANEANAELLIYNHIVPPMPLGVMEGIFMRGVSDVRSAGVLLGYDGLRVHLPAGSDEIDYGGL, from the coding sequence ATGAAGCGCGTTTTATTGGTTGGTGTGGGGGCCATCCTGGTGCTTGGAATGCTGGTGGCTGTTGGTTTGAGAATTCCAGCGATCCAGGACGTAGTTCTAGAGCGCGGCGTCAATGCGGTGGTGTCCGCAGACCCGATCGACCTGTCTGATTCAGACAGCCTGACGCTTATTTTCTGCGGGACTGGCGGGCCTTTTCCCGATCCTGACCGTGCCGGGCCTTGTACCCTCGTCGCGGCCGGTGGGCGCGTCTTCCTTGTTGATAGTGGAACGGGTGGGGCGCAACGTTTGCAGCAGCTGCGTGTGCCGATGGAGCGTCTTGAGGGTGTGCTTTATACCCACCTGCATTCAGACCATATTGCAGGGCTGGGTGATATTGCGATGAACAGCTGGGCAGCTGGTCGGACGTCGCCGCTGGAGCTCTATGGCCCTCCTGGTGTGGAAGAGCTCGCCAACGGCACTTTCAATGCTTTTGGGATCGACAGCAAATCCCGGATTGATCATCACGGTGAAGAGGTTTTTGCGCCGCAAGCTCAGGCAATCAGCTCAACTTCTTTTGTTGTGCCCAGTCGTGATGAGACCGTCACTGTTATTGAAGATGGTGATCTGAAAATCACAGCGTTCAAGGTTGATCATGTGCCGCTGGAAAATGCTTATGGCTACCGGATCGACTTTAGAGATCGCTCTGTCGTGTTCTCGGGAGATACGGTGCGAGACCAAAATATGGTCCGCTTTGGGGCGGATGCAGATGTCATGGTGCATGAGGTGATGGGGATGGCGAACATTCATACGATCATTGGTGCCCTTCGGAACAGCGGTCAGTCAACCACGGCAAAGATTCTGACAGATGCGTCTGAGGTCCATACCTCACCTGTTGATGCCGCGGAGATTGCCAATGAGGCGAATGCTGAGCTGCTTATCTACAATCATATTGTGCCGCCGATGCCGCTTGGCGTAATGGAAGGCATCTTCATGCGCGGCGTATCTGACGTGAGGTCCGCAGGGGTTCTCCTGGGGTATGATGGGTTGCGGGTTCATCTCCCGGCTGGCTCGGATGAGATCGACTATGGCGGGTTGTAG
- the sucC gene encoding ADP-forming succinate--CoA ligase subunit beta (Derived by automated computational analysis using gene prediction method: Protein Homology. GO_function: GO:0003824 - catalytic activity [Evidence IEA]; GO_function: GO:0005524 - ATP binding [Evidence IEA]; GO_function: GO:0046872 - metal ion binding [Evidence IEA]; GO_process: GO:0006099 - tricarboxylic acid cycle [Evidence IEA]), which yields MNIHEYQAKSVLAKYGVPVPKGKPAFSVDEAVKAAEELGGPVWVVKAQIHAGGRGKGGGVKVVKSIDEVRQEAERMLGMTLVTHQTGPEGKKVGRIYVEDGSDIASELYLSALVDRANSRVSFIASTEGGMDIEEVAASTPEKILTFDIDPASGISGFHGRKVAYALGLSGDTAKQAVALISKLYDAFVGEDMSLLEINPLVVTGSGDVICLDAKMNFDDNALYKHKDLLELRDLDEEDAHEIEASKYDLNYVTLDGTIGCMVNGAGLAMATMDIIKLYGSEPANFLDVGGGATTEKVTAAFKIILSDPNVEGILVNIFGGIMRCDVVAEGVVAAAKEVKLDVPLVVRLEGTNVEQGKEIMAKSGLPIISASDLADAADKIVKAVKEAK from the coding sequence ATGAATATCCATGAATACCAAGCCAAGTCGGTGCTCGCTAAATATGGCGTGCCCGTTCCCAAGGGGAAACCCGCATTTAGCGTCGATGAAGCGGTGAAGGCTGCGGAAGAATTGGGTGGCCCGGTTTGGGTTGTCAAAGCGCAAATCCATGCAGGTGGTCGCGGCAAAGGAGGCGGCGTAAAGGTCGTCAAATCTATTGACGAAGTCCGCCAGGAAGCTGAGCGCATGTTGGGCATGACCCTGGTCACCCATCAGACCGGACCTGAGGGCAAAAAAGTTGGCCGCATCTACGTTGAAGACGGATCTGATATCGCGTCAGAGCTTTATCTCTCTGCTCTCGTGGATCGCGCCAATTCGCGTGTCTCCTTCATCGCTTCTACGGAAGGCGGCATGGACATCGAAGAGGTTGCTGCAAGCACACCTGAGAAGATCCTGACATTTGATATTGATCCAGCTAGCGGCATTTCCGGTTTCCATGGTCGCAAGGTTGCCTACGCACTTGGTCTGTCAGGTGATACGGCCAAGCAGGCCGTCGCTTTGATCTCAAAGCTCTATGACGCCTTTGTCGGCGAAGACATGAGCTTGCTCGAAATCAATCCTCTGGTTGTGACGGGGTCAGGTGATGTGATTTGCCTAGATGCGAAGATGAACTTCGATGACAACGCGCTCTACAAACATAAAGACCTGCTGGAGCTGCGCGATCTTGACGAAGAGGACGCACACGAGATTGAGGCGTCGAAGTATGACCTCAACTATGTGACGCTTGATGGCACGATTGGCTGCATGGTCAACGGTGCCGGTCTCGCCATGGCGACCATGGACATCATCAAGCTCTATGGATCAGAGCCTGCCAACTTCCTTGATGTGGGTGGTGGTGCAACAACGGAGAAGGTCACTGCGGCCTTCAAAATCATCCTGTCTGACCCGAATGTTGAAGGCATTCTGGTGAATATCTTTGGGGGCATTATGCGCTGCGATGTTGTGGCGGAAGGCGTTGTTGCTGCTGCTAAAGAAGTCAAGCTGGACGTGCCGTTGGTTGTCCGTCTTGAAGGAACCAATGTGGAGCAGGGGAAAGAGATTATGGCCAAGTCAGGCCTGCCGATTATTTCTGCTTCTGATCTTGCCGACGCGGCAGACAAAATCGTTAAAGCCGTGAAGGAGGCCAAGTAA